The Bacteroides acidifaciens genome includes a region encoding these proteins:
- a CDS encoding RagB/SusD family nutrient uptake outer membrane protein: MKRKNIFRISIAFLAAMSFTSCSDQFMQDKQNYDSTTTDAYNYWSGALARVADVYKVCLPDPKGVPSAMFNSTGLADDQSKSTEEYSGFSAFVDPLKPLTYQTGNNPVPDYFEGTKGDPITSAYGRIRNINDAIAGIEGSTLSQDEKNELLGQVYFFRAWCYYNLVKWYGGVPIITEVQEPVESSVTPRSSAKDCFDFICNDLEKAETMLAPFTGAGQWMTGDNYGRVTSGTAVALLGRVRLLYASPLFNRSNDENRWKQAYTDIKRSIDVLAAAGYGLANETPGTNASNWAKIFTEVPSKEAVFVTLHNTLTEGTPDYRKNNTWEQGIRPSNALGGGGKTPSAMLVDMFPMSDGKIPATCNTYTTLTKSAVTYDPQFPFINRDPRFYRTFAFPGVRWAFNGDPRLSENQNPYDGPSYELWNYTWYTDAAYVDDIEANSDVTYGADALLKNVKGFYVRKRSDDRDVNSTSRYVFATSGGFTRSAAPYMEIRYAEVLLNYAEAACNAGELGVAVEQLQKIRARVGYTAENNFGLEVGLGSDQAKCMAAILYERQIELAYEGKRFDDMRRWMLFDGGAVLPDGAPATWKLTGWGGNTCTYLGFKPMNGQRRENLEFRVNIDGGNGVGVGGTTVDSDPLVKVGVTRPAAMDLRKDLAGEQERLKAFYKDNLIRKTKKGDSYDDSHSELYVTFLPRYYLLGFNQGIQSNNDALPQTIGWGDYLNGGANGTFDPLAE; the protein is encoded by the coding sequence ATGAAAAGAAAAAATATATTCCGTATTAGTATTGCTTTCCTTGCTGCGATGTCGTTTACTTCATGCAGTGACCAGTTTATGCAAGATAAGCAGAATTATGACAGTACTACTACCGATGCTTATAATTATTGGAGTGGGGCGCTGGCACGTGTGGCAGATGTTTATAAAGTATGTCTACCCGATCCTAAGGGTGTTCCTAGTGCTATGTTTAACAGTACCGGTTTGGCGGATGATCAATCAAAGTCGACTGAAGAATATAGTGGGTTTAGTGCTTTTGTTGACCCTCTCAAGCCACTGACATATCAAACCGGAAACAATCCTGTACCTGATTATTTTGAAGGAACGAAAGGAGATCCCATCACTTCGGCTTACGGACGTATTCGTAATATTAATGATGCTATTGCAGGTATTGAGGGCAGTACACTTTCGCAGGATGAAAAGAATGAGTTGTTGGGACAGGTTTATTTCTTTCGTGCATGGTGTTATTATAATCTAGTGAAGTGGTATGGTGGTGTGCCTATTATAACGGAAGTACAAGAACCGGTCGAGAGTTCGGTAACTCCCCGTTCCTCTGCAAAAGACTGTTTCGATTTTATCTGTAATGATTTGGAGAAAGCTGAGACGATGTTGGCTCCTTTCACAGGGGCAGGTCAGTGGATGACAGGTGATAATTACGGTCGTGTTACTTCCGGTACGGCAGTTGCTTTGTTAGGGCGTGTACGCTTGCTTTATGCTAGTCCATTGTTCAATCGTTCTAATGATGAAAACCGTTGGAAACAGGCTTATACTGACATTAAAAGATCGATTGACGTGTTGGCGGCTGCCGGCTACGGATTAGCAAATGAAACTCCGGGAACGAATGCTTCCAACTGGGCTAAGATTTTTACAGAAGTTCCAAGTAAGGAAGCGGTATTTGTGACACTTCACAATACGCTCACAGAAGGTACTCCCGATTATCGTAAAAACAACACATGGGAGCAGGGTATCCGTCCGTCCAACGCTTTGGGAGGGGGAGGCAAAACTCCTTCTGCCATGTTGGTAGATATGTTCCCGATGTCCGACGGTAAGATACCTGCCACATGCAACACATACACTACGCTGACAAAATCAGCCGTAACTTACGATCCTCAGTTTCCTTTCATCAATCGTGATCCACGTTTTTACCGTACGTTCGCTTTCCCGGGGGTTCGTTGGGCATTCAACGGTGACCCACGCCTGTCGGAAAATCAAAATCCGTATGATGGACCCAGTTATGAACTTTGGAATTACACATGGTATACTGATGCGGCTTACGTAGATGATATTGAAGCGAATAGTGATGTTACGTATGGTGCCGATGCTCTTTTAAAGAATGTGAAAGGCTTTTATGTCCGTAAACGTTCAGATGATAGAGATGTCAATTCGACTTCACGTTATGTTTTCGCAACTTCCGGAGGATTCACCCGTTCGGCTGCCCCGTATATGGAAATCAGATATGCTGAAGTATTGCTCAATTATGCGGAAGCGGCTTGTAATGCAGGCGAATTAGGCGTTGCTGTTGAACAATTGCAAAAAATCCGCGCCCGGGTTGGTTATACTGCTGAAAATAATTTTGGACTGGAAGTGGGTTTAGGCAGTGATCAGGCAAAGTGTATGGCCGCCATTTTGTATGAACGTCAGATAGAGTTGGCTTATGAAGGCAAGCGTTTCGATGATATGCGCCGTTGGATGCTGTTTGACGGTGGAGCTGTTCTGCCTGACGGAGCGCCTGCCACTTGGAAGTTGACCGGTTGGGGTGGAAATACTTGTACCTATCTTGGTTTCAAACCGATGAACGGACAACGTCGTGAAAATCTTGAATTCCGTGTGAATATTGACGGAGGAAATGGAGTTGGAGTGGGTGGAACAACAGTTGATTCCGACCCGTTAGTAAAAGTTGGGGTTACCCGTCCGGCAGCAATGGATTTGAGGAAAGATCTTGCCGGCGAACAGGAACGATTGAAAGCTTTCTATAAAGATAACTTAATTCGTAAAACAAAGAAAGGTGATTCTTATGACGACAGTCATTCTGAACTGTATGTCACTTTCCTTCCAAGGTACTATTTACTTGGGTTTAATCAAGGTATTCAAAGTAATAATGACGCATTGCCGCAAACGATCGGTTGGGGTGACTATTTGAATGGTGGGGCTAACGGAACTTTTGATCCATTGGCTGAATAA
- a CDS encoding DUF4992 family lipoprotein, giving the protein MKSKVKIKKTVVESLVCLSMILSVSSCAGDGFDEETFSGGVQGAQLKSPEASEVAFAKLPGTNNVKVTWPVVMGAGGYRFSLYIVDDPTNPVVVVKDSIIDGSSVVCPYIEDTNYKAEIITLGNEKLNNTASTTPAEPTWTTLVPATIVPPGDLTAWFTNNPITTGKDVEVAYELEAGGEYTISGNLDFGINNVQLRGNKLKHAKVKFTGADGKILTSGGGLALKFIDFDCDLATTGIFLGFGDIVPGELETFEAWGITSPIITNPIMIQSCNIKNVRNKFIDINGKSYAVQNLIIRDCIVEAYQKVDFINFNKDMAFVKDMEISNSTFYSHLQSGNRFIRHSGANAQNVPGWSTGSMKFLNNTFYNISYSGQSFNGNGWKKDFNSVVSKNNIFCDSFNGQFNQRIRVQSTTVAMTFGDNCYWYNGGIPVNETTGRGEGDKTTTAYNVDPGFANPVEGDFTPSAPEIRAHASGDPRWLN; this is encoded by the coding sequence ATGAAGAGTAAAGTAAAGATTAAAAAGACGGTTGTCGAAAGTTTAGTTTGCTTGTCGATGATTCTTTCAGTTAGCTCTTGTGCGGGAGATGGGTTTGATGAAGAAACCTTTTCGGGAGGCGTGCAGGGGGCACAATTGAAATCTCCGGAGGCATCAGAAGTGGCTTTTGCCAAACTTCCGGGTACTAATAATGTAAAGGTCACTTGGCCTGTGGTTATGGGAGCGGGGGGGTACCGATTTTCCTTATATATTGTAGATGACCCAACTAATCCGGTTGTGGTAGTAAAGGATAGTATTATAGATGGTTCGTCTGTGGTGTGTCCTTATATAGAGGATACTAATTACAAAGCAGAAATTATCACGTTGGGTAATGAGAAGTTGAATAACACGGCTTCTACTACACCTGCCGAGCCTACGTGGACGACACTTGTTCCTGCAACTATTGTTCCTCCTGGAGATTTAACTGCATGGTTTACAAATAATCCGATTACTACAGGCAAAGATGTAGAAGTGGCATACGAGTTGGAAGCTGGTGGCGAATATACGATTTCAGGCAATTTGGATTTTGGTATAAACAATGTGCAATTGCGTGGAAACAAACTGAAGCATGCAAAAGTGAAGTTCACAGGTGCAGACGGTAAAATATTAACGAGCGGGGGAGGATTAGCATTGAAGTTTATAGATTTTGATTGCGATCTTGCTACAACAGGAATATTTTTGGGATTCGGTGATATTGTCCCGGGAGAATTGGAAACATTTGAGGCGTGGGGAATTACTTCTCCCATTATAACAAATCCGATCATGATTCAATCTTGTAATATCAAGAATGTTAGAAATAAATTTATTGATATTAATGGAAAGAGTTATGCAGTGCAGAACCTTATCATTAGAGACTGTATTGTTGAAGCTTACCAAAAAGTTGATTTTATTAATTTCAATAAAGATATGGCTTTTGTAAAAGATATGGAAATAAGTAATTCAACTTTCTATAGTCATCTTCAATCGGGTAACCGTTTTATACGGCATTCAGGTGCAAATGCGCAGAATGTACCGGGGTGGTCAACCGGAAGCATGAAATTCTTGAATAATACTTTCTACAATATATCATACTCCGGACAGAGTTTTAATGGAAATGGTTGGAAAAAAGACTTCAACTCAGTCGTGTCAAAGAACAATATTTTTTGTGATTCTTTTAACGGACAATTCAATCAGCGTATCAGAGTACAGAGTACTACAGTGGCAATGACTTTTGGAGATAACTGTTACTGGTATAATGGGGGAATTCCAGTGAATGAAACAACTGGTCGTGGAGAAGGTGACAAGACAACTACTGCTTATAATGTAGATCCCGGATTTGCCAATCCTGTTGAAGGAGATTTCACTCCGAGTGCACCTGAAATACGTGCTCATGCAAGCGGTGATCCGCGTTGGCTAAATTAA
- a CDS encoding SusC/RagA family TonB-linked outer membrane protein, which yields MKLKNILRISFGLFLAFVMVIPAIAQNSKTFKGVVLDETEQPIIGAAVKVVGTTIGTITDFDGNFTLNVPDGKEVEISYIGYVTQHFSAPFKLTRIIMKEDAQQLDEVVVVGYGTQKKAHLTGAIATVPVDEIQDISSGSLANTLSGLVNGVSVSGGDTRPGQNATITIRQNNALENMGNSNLQPLYVIDGYIYPTEVKVGNSYTNLGAEAFNNLDPSVVESISILKDASAAVYGARAANGVILVTTKKGKLGTPKISYSGTFGITDEVSRPKMLSAYEYGKLWNAVRMADPTETGIDPLRAIFQQDELNAMKGLNYDLLDKYWESALTQQHSVNLSGATERASYFAGISYFDQDGNLGKLDYNRWNYRAGIDVKISKWVKANVQVSGDYGKKNTPLNQVGGSSAEKDYNTLLTHPYYIPEYVGEHAVAAYGPTNSQVSNIQNYNFNVLQNNGDYRRNMTSNMNINAGLEYDFGWNKWLKGLKLKFTYSKSINTNKTNDYGTSYELYYMETRAGSGQHLYTPIDGADNSAFENSNFFYANSGKPVINSSTSDITGYLSRAMTRSDNYQMNFMATYNRDFGLHSVGALFSIEKSESETEYLYGMVTNPYEFTTGQSNSVDWNSTPSTDFTRFESGNLSYIGRLNYSYDNKYLLEFLLRSDSSTKFAPENYWGFFPSVSAGWVVSQEEWFTRNVKWIDYLKVRASFGLTGRDNTEPWKWLQTYGTDKDKGPVFGTGMTSNAGSHLTMNKNNAAINRDAHWDKSYKGNFGIDLNVLDSRLSFNVDAYYEWNREMLLSYNASVPSTVGANSAKVNYGEMNAYGIELSATWRDKIGKDFKYKIQLNTGLSDNEILVRDWDTNPTYKSYRKGDRLDLGTWGMQCIGMFRSYQDIDEYFTKYNITSYMGYAKEDVKPGMLIYKDVRGERQADGTYAAPDGVVSAENDQVRLSNRNNPYSMTMNLNAEWKGISLTAQFNASWGGYSFLPDDAISLGNQGTSANNYNDLEYANMPSFWNTDNMFVYNDVVDAAGNVVVKANRNGKYPNLRWSSVNAQKSSYWRISGTRIKLNRLTLAYRIPSKYTKMLGIESCRFNVTGQNLLSFYNPYPDNFIDPMTIYGNYPTLRKFTIGVNLTF from the coding sequence ATGAAACTTAAGAATATACTTAGAATTAGTTTTGGTCTGTTTCTTGCTTTTGTAATGGTTATACCTGCGATAGCACAGAATTCTAAAACATTCAAAGGGGTTGTTCTGGATGAGACCGAACAACCTATCATTGGGGCTGCTGTAAAAGTAGTGGGAACAACTATAGGAACGATTACAGATTTTGATGGAAATTTCACATTGAATGTTCCCGATGGTAAGGAAGTAGAGATATCCTATATAGGATATGTGACACAGCATTTTTCTGCACCTTTCAAACTGACAAGAATCATAATGAAAGAGGATGCTCAGCAGTTGGACGAGGTAGTTGTGGTAGGCTATGGTACACAGAAAAAAGCGCATTTAACTGGTGCCATTGCTACTGTACCCGTTGATGAGATTCAAGATATTTCAAGCGGTAGTTTGGCAAATACATTGAGCGGTTTGGTAAATGGAGTATCTGTTAGTGGAGGTGATACTCGTCCAGGGCAGAACGCAACAATTACCATTCGCCAGAATAATGCATTGGAAAATATGGGAAACTCAAATCTGCAACCGTTGTACGTTATCGACGGATATATTTATCCTACAGAAGTGAAAGTGGGAAATTCTTATACTAATTTGGGTGCGGAAGCGTTTAATAATTTAGATCCGTCAGTAGTAGAAAGTATTTCTATTTTAAAAGATGCTTCGGCAGCAGTGTATGGTGCCCGTGCAGCGAATGGTGTTATTCTGGTAACTACTAAAAAGGGGAAATTGGGAACTCCGAAAATCTCATATAGTGGGACATTTGGTATTACTGACGAAGTATCCCGTCCGAAAATGTTGAGTGCATACGAATATGGTAAATTGTGGAATGCAGTACGTATGGCTGATCCGACTGAGACTGGTATTGATCCTTTAAGAGCCATTTTTCAACAAGATGAGTTGAATGCCATGAAGGGGTTGAATTATGATCTTTTGGATAAATATTGGGAATCTGCGTTGACACAACAGCATAGTGTGAATTTGAGTGGTGCTACTGAAAGGGCTAGTTATTTTGCTGGTATTTCTTATTTTGACCAAGATGGTAATTTAGGTAAGCTGGATTACAACCGTTGGAATTATCGTGCTGGTATTGATGTAAAGATTAGTAAATGGGTGAAGGCGAATGTGCAAGTTTCAGGTGATTATGGAAAGAAGAATACTCCCTTGAATCAAGTGGGTGGTTCATCTGCTGAAAAGGATTATAATACGCTTCTGACGCATCCATATTATATACCTGAGTATGTGGGTGAACATGCGGTAGCTGCTTATGGTCCCACAAACTCACAGGTTAGTAATATACAAAATTACAATTTCAATGTACTTCAGAATAATGGAGACTATAGACGGAATATGACGTCCAATATGAATATTAATGCAGGATTGGAATATGACTTCGGGTGGAATAAATGGCTGAAAGGCTTGAAATTGAAGTTTACTTATTCGAAGAGTATCAATACTAATAAGACGAATGATTATGGTACTTCATACGAACTTTATTACATGGAGACCCGTGCAGGTAGTGGACAGCATTTGTATACTCCGATTGATGGGGCGGATAATAGTGCGTTTGAAAACTCCAATTTCTTCTATGCAAATAGTGGCAAACCGGTAATTAACTCCAGTACAAGTGATATAACCGGATATTTATCTCGTGCTATGACTCGTTCGGATAATTATCAGATGAATTTTATGGCAACTTATAATCGTGATTTCGGATTGCATTCAGTAGGAGCTTTGTTTTCTATTGAAAAGTCAGAATCAGAGACTGAATATTTGTATGGTATGGTTACTAATCCGTATGAATTTACTACAGGACAATCGAATTCGGTAGACTGGAATAGTACACCAAGTACGGATTTTACTCGTTTTGAATCTGGTAATTTATCTTATATCGGACGTTTGAATTATTCATATGATAATAAATATTTGTTAGAATTTCTGCTTCGTTCGGACTCATCCACTAAATTTGCTCCTGAAAATTATTGGGGATTCTTCCCGTCAGTATCTGCAGGTTGGGTAGTATCGCAAGAAGAATGGTTTACTCGGAATGTGAAATGGATTGATTATTTGAAAGTACGTGCATCTTTCGGTTTGACAGGGCGTGACAATACAGAACCATGGAAATGGTTACAGACTTACGGAACAGATAAAGATAAAGGTCCTGTATTCGGAACAGGTATGACTTCTAATGCAGGTAGTCACCTCACAATGAATAAAAACAATGCAGCTATCAACCGGGATGCTCATTGGGACAAGTCCTATAAAGGCAATTTCGGAATTGATCTAAATGTACTTGATAGCCGATTGTCCTTTAATGTGGATGCTTATTATGAATGGAATCGTGAAATGCTGCTTAGTTATAATGCATCGGTTCCTTCTACGGTAGGCGCCAATTCTGCCAAAGTGAATTATGGCGAAATGAATGCTTACGGTATTGAGTTGTCTGCGACATGGAGAGATAAAATCGGCAAGGATTTTAAATATAAGATTCAGTTGAATACCGGTCTTAGTGATAATGAAATTCTTGTGAGAGACTGGGATACAAACCCAACATATAAGAGTTATAGGAAAGGTGACCGTCTTGATTTGGGTACATGGGGTATGCAGTGTATCGGTATGTTCCGCAGCTATCAGGATATAGACGAGTATTTTACTAAATACAACATCACTTCTTACATGGGCTATGCAAAAGAAGATGTAAAACCTGGTATGTTGATTTATAAAGATGTACGGGGAGAGAGACAGGCAGATGGTACATACGCAGCACCGGATGGGGTGGTAAGTGCAGAAAATGACCAAGTACGATTATCGAATCGGAATAACCCTTACAGCATGACGATGAATCTCAATGCAGAATGGAAGGGAATTTCTCTGACTGCTCAGTTCAACGCAAGCTGGGGTGGTTACAGTTTCTTGCCTGACGATGCGATTTCTTTGGGAAATCAGGGTACATCGGCTAATAATTATAATGATTTGGAATATGCGAATATGCCTTCGTTCTGGAACACAGATAATATGTTTGTATACAATGATGTAGTGGATGCAGCAGGCAATGTAGTCGTGAAAGCCAATCGTAACGGTAAATATCCGAACTTGCGATGGAGCAGTGTGAATGCCCAGAAATCTTCTTATTGGAGAATAAGCGGAACACGTATCAAATTGAATCGTTTGACATTGGCATATCGTATACCGTCAAAATATACAAAGATGTTGGGAATAGAAAGTTGCCGTTTCAACGTAACAGGACAGAATCTGTTGAGTTTCTATAATCCTTATCCGGACAACTTCATCGATCCGATGACTATTTATGGTAATTATCCTACGCTGCGTAAATTTACGATTGGTGTTAATTTAACATTCTAA